Sequence from the Nitrospira sp. genome:
CCAGTCGCTCGACAGGATCCCTCTCCCAGACCGTTTCGTCCCCATCGATATAATCCAAGACTTCTGTATTGAGCACAAAAAACCCACCATTAATCCAACCTTCTCCCGACTCAGGCTTTTCAAAAAACTCCGTCACCCGATCCCCTTCAAAACCAATGCGTCCAAATCGAGCAGGCGAACGGACTGACGTCATCGTTGCCAGTTTGCCATGAGCCCGATGAAAGTCGAGCAGCTTTCCCATATTGATATCAGCCACACCATCTCCGTAGGTGAGCATGAACGCCTTTTCGCCTTGGAGCCATTTCTTCAAGCGCTTGACGCGTCCCCCGGTCATCGTTGTCTGGCCGGTATCAGCGAGATGGACGATCCACTTCGGTTGATTCCCATCATGAATGGTGGTGGCCCCAGTAGAGAGATCAACGGACAAATCGTTGTTGATCGCAAAGAAGTTGAGGAAGTACTCCTTAATCATCTCTCCCTTGT
This genomic interval carries:
- the rfbF gene encoding glucose-1-phosphate cytidylyltransferase yields the protein MKAVILAGGLGTRLSEETVLRPKPMVEIGGKPILWHIMQIHAAHGVTEFVVALGYKGEMIKEYFLNFFAINNDLSVDLSTGATTIHDGNQPKWIVHLADTGQTTMTGGRVKRLKKWLQGEKAFMLTYGDGVADINMGKLLDFHRAHGKLATMTSVRSPARFGRIGFEGDRVTEFFEKPESGEGWINGGFFVLNTEVLDYIDGDETVWERDPVERLAHAGQMMGFKHYGFWSCMDTLKEKTYLEDLWNSGNAPWKVW